CTTGCGGCTATCTTGCGGCTAAGGTGAACCGGGTCGGCTGGAATGCTCTGCTGGTGATGTGATAGATACTCCCTGAAACTAAACGGATGGATGACAATTTCCCAGCCCCGGCCACGCATGGACGTCGCGATTTCACGACTCAACAATTTGGCGGATGATCCGGAAAGAAAGACCTCATACCCCGGCGTATCCAACATTCTGCGGACAAAGACCTCCCAGCCGGAAACCAACTGGATTTCATCCAGATACAACGTGGTCGTGGTTTCTCCGGATTCGCCAAAAAGGCGCAGATGCGTTTCTGAAATCAAATGTAAATGCCCGGCGGTCATTCCCGCCAAACGTTCATCCTCAAAGTTCAAATAAAGGTGCTGACGCGGGGCGCTTCCCGCCTCAATGGCATCGGCCCGGCATTGGTGTAGAAAACTGGTTTTCCCCGCCCTACGCATCCCGATCACCGTCATCGCCTTCCCTTTGACCGGTGGCAACTCCACCTCCCGCCGCGTGAGAGCCAGCAAGGGAGACTCGATCCCCGACAGGATCTTTTCTTGGATGATTTGCTGAAATTAGGCTTCCATGAAGTCCAAAATCAACACGTATTCAGACTTTTTAAAAGTCTAAATAGAGATATGTGAGGGGAGTATTTGGGTAGCAACCCAAGCGCGGCATTTATGCTGACTTCAGACCCTGCCTGGCTTGGTGGATCTCATAATTAAGCTGAGCTTCCAACCAGATGTTGGCTTTGATACCTAGGAATGCTTCCAGCTTGAGGGCCATGTCCACGGAGATACGTTTCCTGTCGTGGAGTATATTCGAGATCATCCCCTTGGATACTGAACATGCAGCGGCAAGTTGGGTTTGGCTGATGGCTCTGTGTTCGAGCTCACTCTTGAGAAGTTCAATCGCAGGGTTGATTCTTGTTATAGTTTTCATAATATCTTGTTGTGTGTTGAGAGTTAGTGAGTGTCTTCAATTTTTACTAGGGCGACGTCCAGAAGTTCATCATCATGCCACTGAAAGGTGATTCTCCATTTGGATCTTCTGGATTCTGCATCGATTGAATATCTGTCATTATGGAGGGAGTGGTAGTGATATGAGGGAGTCAGTAGAAGGTCTTTTTCTGAGGAGATATTTAGGATGTCCAGTCTGGCGAGGGCTTACTGCAAATTCAGACTGCCAAACTTGCGGAGTTCTTTTTTAGTGAGCGGCTGATTTCGAAAGATTTTTTCAGTGGTTGTATCTGAGAAACTTTTGATCATGGGTTGAGAGTATGCCAAAAGGTAAACTTCAGCAAGTGAGAAAGTATGCTAAAAGGTGAACTTTGTGATTTCTAAGGTTTCGTTCTCTGTGGTTGGGTGCCACAGATGCCTCGCTCCAAGGGTAGTTTTTGCAAAGATTTTTCAAGAGGCAGCCTATGATCGCCGTTTCGAGGAAGTGAATTTATTTAGCCTCAATCACGATCGCTTGCTTGAGAATTTTCTAAGATCAGAGGGAATCCATGTAGTTGATGGATTCGATGTGGAAAACACTTATGGCATCCGTCCATGGAATCCTGTGCTGTTCGGCCCCATGCGAACTCAATCATCAGGGCCTGTCGTGCGTCTGCTCAAACTTCATGGCTCTATTGATTGGCAGCGGTTTCGCCCAAGGGAAGCACAGGGTAGTAAATATAATTCGAACCCTTGGCGTGAAGAATACGTCGGTATACGAACTAATTCCGAGCTGGCAGGAGTGAAAGACGAGAGCGGTCTGACCACATGAGGGGATTGGTCGTGCGCTCTTTCTGGCTGGCACTTTCAATAAGATGTTCGGCTATTTGAATCACGTATTCCTAGAGCTTCACTACCGCTTCCATAGCACGTTGATCGAGGCCTCGGGATTGGTTATTTCCGGTTACAGTTTCGGTGACAAGGGTATCAATAGTCGCCTTACCGATTACATGTGTCTTCCAGTTAATCGAGGTGAAAAGAAGGTGGTTTTGATTGATCCTAGGCCACTTGAGGAAGTGGAACAAAGTGCTAGGGGTGCGATTGCTGGAAAACTGATGGCATGGAGGGATGACGGAAGATTAGTCCACCTTCGTGCTGGGATTGAAAGCGAAGACGTGACTTGGGCGAGAGTATCAGATGAATTACTTTCACAGTGACTGCTCATGGCACTTCGCCATCGCTTCTTCTGCATCATTCGCGGTCATCCATTCTTCTTTCTTAAGAACTGGACTAATGCATGAACGACTTCCGGTAGTTGATCGGTGACTGGCCGCAGCAGGACTTGAACTGTCGACTGAAAAAGTAGATGTCTTTATACCCTAACGCCTCGGCGATTTCCCCGACCCGGAGGCTGCTGCTTTCTAGTAGTCGGCGGGCGTGGATCATCTTGCAGTTGAGCAGGAATTGCTGCGGCGGCTGGCCGACGAGTTTGGAAAAGGCGCGGTCGAAGTGTGAACGTGAGATTCCCAGTTGTCGGGCGATGGAATCCATCGATTGCACCGACGCGGGGTCTTCGCGAAATATTCGGATCGCCTCGGCCACCCGCGGGTCGAGTGAGGCGCCGGCATCGACTCCGGATTTTTCACACGACTGGATAAGCAGCTGATAGATAAGCTTGGCGAGATCCTCATCGTGCTCCCGGCTAATCGCGGTGCGCATCACCACGTCGATCTTCCTTTGCATCAGCGGCAGGGATTCGATCATTCCTCCGAGCAGAGGGAAATTGTCCACCTTGTCGAGAACCTCGCCATTCATTGTTGGTAAAAAGTGGGCGGAGAAACGGGTGATTCTGGGGCCGGAGTAGTGGGCTGCGGAGATTTCCTGCTGGGGAGAAAAGACAAAAAAGCTACCGGGTTTAACCGGATATGTTTCGCCGTCGCAGCTCAGATAGCCTTCGCCTGAGAGGGCCACCCAGAAATTGAAGTGCCGTTCGTCGCGTGTTTCCCACCGCCAGTGCTCGACCTCGGTGCAGAGATAGGGGAACCATGGGCGGTCGACCAGGAGGACGCCGTCGAAGCCTTTCGGGAGGATGGAATGTGAGTCGCTGATAAATGATGAAATAATGCAAATAGATGATGATGCAATCCATTTCCTTGGGAAAGATGTTTTGCTATAACCCGGTTGTGACTCCTTCAGAATATCTTAGCTCAGTCTTTAGTCTCGAAAACAAAGTTGCCGTGGTGATCGGCGGCACGGGGGTGCTTTGCGGTGCGATGGCCGAGGCCCTGGCCGCCGCAGGTGCGGAAACGGTGCTGGTCGGGCGCAGTGAGGAAAAAGCCAGGGAACGGCTCGCCACCATCGAAGCAGCGGGTGGAAAAGCCTACTTTGAAAAAGTGGATGTCAACTCCAAGGCCTCCATCCAGGAGTTGCTCGACAACGTTCTCGCCAAGTCCGGAAAAGTCGACATCCTGATCAACGGCGCGGGGATCAACTCGCCGACACCGATCTTTGAGATCGAAGAGGAAGAGTTCGACAGCATTCTCAACACCAACCTCAAGGCGGTCCTTTTTGCCTCGCAGGTATTTGGCAAATACATGGTTGATCGCGGCGAGGGTGGCAGCATCATCAACATCGGCTCCATGAGTGGCGTGGTTCCCATTTCCCGTGTGTTCACCTACTCCGCCACCAAGGCCGCGGTGCACAACCTTTCCAAAAACCTTGCCCGCGAATGGGCGGAGAAAAAAGTACGTGTGAATACCATCGTGCCAGGGTTTTTCCCCGCCGAGCAAAACAGGAAGATCCTTACCCCCGATCGCGTGGCCAGCATTATGAAGCACACGCCGGCAAACCGCTTTGGGGAAGCCCATGAGCTGGTGGGTGCCACCCTTCTGTTAGCCAGCGATGCCAGCAGTTTTATGAGCGGTGCCGAACTTGTCGTGGATGGCGGTTTTGCCTCGATGACTATCTAACCAGCAAACGATGAGCTACTTGCACGAAAATTTTCTCCTGCCAAACAAAACCGCCGAGAGGTTGTTTCATGAGGTAGCGGCATCCCAGCCGATCATGGACTACCACTGCCATCTGTCCCCGGCGGAAGTGGCAGGCGATGTCGGTTTTTCCAATCTATCCGAGATCTGGCTGGGTGGCGATCACTACAAATGGCGTGCCATGCGCGCAGCCGGGGAGCCTGAGGCACTCATCACGGGAAAGGATGCCGACCCGAAGGATAAGTTCGATGCCTGGGCACGCACCGTGCCCCAGACTGTGCGTAACCCGCTGCACCATTGGACCCACTTGGAGCTGAAACGCTACTTTGGAACAGATCTGGTGCTGAGTCCGAAAACGGCCGATGCCATTTGGGAGCTTGCCAATGCCCGTATTGCCGAGTCGGACTTCACCACGCAAAACATCTGTAAAAAATTTGATATCCGTGCAGTCGGCACCACCGATGATCCCACCGACACCTTGGAGCACCATCAGGCGTTTAACAGCTCGGGCCACATCACCAGGATGTTTCCCACCTTCCGGCCTGACAAGGCGATGATCACCACGGATCTGTGCGCCTGGAACACATGGACGGATCAACTGGCCTCGGTTTCCGGGAAATCACTCGATACCGCGGAGGCCTTTATTGCCGCCCTGAAAGCCCGTCACGACTATTTCCACGACCATGGCTGCCGCCTATCGGACCACGGCTTGGAAAACTGCCCGTTCATCCCATGTCCGGACGAGGAGGCAGAACTGATCTACCAAAAACTTCGTGGCGAGGAATTGATCGCACTTGATGAAGCCGAACAGTGGATGACCTACATCATGCTGCACGTTGGAAAGTGGAATGCAGCCCGTGGATGGACGATGCAACTGCACATCGGCCCGATCAGGAACAACAACACCCGGATGTTCAACCAGCTTGGGCCTGACACCGGATATGACTCGATGCTTGATGAACCGGTGATCCGGAAAATGGCAGCCTACCTCGACAGCCTTGCCTCCGGGGACGCCCTGCCCAAGTGTATTTTCTACCACATCAACCCGGCTATGCTTTACCCGCTTGCCACGCTGATGGGGAGCTATCAGGACGGTGTCACCCCCGGAAAAATGCAACTCGGCTCCGGCTGGTGGCACGTGGATACCCTCGACGGCATGCGCACCCAGATTGATGTGCTGTCCAGTGTGGGATTGCTTTCAAAATTCGTCGGCATGCTCACCGACTCGCGGAGTTTCCTCAGTTTCCCGCGCCATGAATACTTCCGCAGATTGCTGTGCGGTATCATCGGCCAGGAGGTCGAGGCCGGCTTGATCCCCGATGACCAAGACCTTCTCGATGCACTCATCGAAGGTATTTGCTATAAGAACGCACAAAACTATTTCCAGTTCCCCGGAGTCTAGCAACGAACGATCCGGCCTGTCCGTCTGATCTGACCGATTTATTAAAACCAACAATAACCATGAAAATCCTACTATCCACCACATCCTATCAAGATTGCCCAGGCGATCATCACGCGCTGCTCGAAAGCACCGGAGCGGAAATTATCCGCGAGCGTGGACCGCTTAATGAGGCGCAAATGCTGGCACTTCCCGATGACATTGATGCCTTCCTCTGCGGCGATGATGACATCACCAGGGCGGTTATCGATAGAGCGCTTCCGAAGCTCAAGATCATCGCCAAATACGGCATTGGAGTGGATAAAATCGATGTCGCCTACGCCACGGAGAAAGCCATTCCAGTCGCATTCACCCCTGGGGTGAACCACACCACGGTTTCCGAGCACGTGTTCATGCTGATGCTGGCCCTCAACAAACATCTGATGGAACAAGCCAACGCAGTGGCTACCGGAGGCTGGAAACGCATCACTGGCCACGAGATCATGGGGAAAACCATCGGTATCGTCGGGCTTGGTCGCATCGGTAAAGAGGTGGCTGTCCGCGCCCAGGCCTTTGGGATGAAATGCATCGGTTATGACCTCTACTGGGATGATGCATTCTGTGCCAAGTACGGTGTCGATCGCGCCGACAGTGTGGCCGACCTGTTAAAGGTCAGCGACATCGTTTCCCTGCACACCAACCTCAATGCGGAAACGCGCGAGATGATTGATGCCGAGTCGATCAAGCTGATGAAAGACGGTGCCATGCTGATTAACTGCGGTCGTGGTGAACTCATCAACACCGCCGATGTCGTCGCGGCTCTCGAAAGCGAAAAACTCTCCGGATATGGTGCTGATGTCCTCGACGAGGAGCCTCCCAGAGCCGACCACCCGTTACGGACTGCCAAGAATTGCCTGATCACCCCCCACGTGGGCTCACGCACCTACGAAAGCGTGCAGCGGCAGGCCGGTATGGCGACCCAGAACCTCGTCAATCTGCTCAAAGGCCAGCCCGCCCTTGCCCAGGTCAACGATGCTCCAGTGCCCGACGCCCTGATCTAACACGATTAGAGTCATCCAGCGAAAAAATTCACAACTCACCAGTCACAACTCACCATTCCCTCCCATGTACGAACAATTTTACATCGTCCCATTTGCCAGACACAACGAGTTGGTGGTCAAAGCCTATCAACACCGGGGCTACTCCGCTGAAGAAGCGGCGCAGGCGGCCCGCTTTTCCGATCTCGCCGCCCAGCACGGTATCCGCACCCACAATGCCATCAAGGCACTGCACCTCGACCACCTCTTCGGCAGCGCTGCCGACGGCTGTGTGCCGGGTGCGGAAATTGAAAAAATCGAATCGCGCTTTGCTGCCAGTGAGACCTGGAATGCGAACAAAAAACTCGGTCAGGCAACCGCCTACGAGGCGATCGACGCCGCCATCGAGCTTGCCGACAAGTACGGTATCGGCCAGGTTTCCGTGGATAATGCCTTCCACTACCTCTGGGGCGGGGGCTACGTCATGGAAGCCGCCAAGCGGGGTTACATCGCCTACACCAACTGCACCGCCGCTCTCGCGGAAGTCGTGCCTTTTATGGGGAAATTTCCAACGCTCGGAACCAACCCGCACAGCTGGGGGTTTCCGACCACGGACGCCTGCGGGTTTCCTATCGTGATCGACTGGGCGACGTCCGTGCTCGCCATGGGTCGCGTCCAGCAGTTCCAGCGTGAAGGCGTCGCCTTGCCGCCGAATGCCGCCGTTGATAAGGATGGAAACCCAACCACCGATGCCAACGCGGTGAATGCCCTGATGCCCTTTGGTGCTCACAAGGGATATGGTCTCAGCCTGATCAATGAAATCGTCGGTGGATTTATCGGCGGAAGCCTACCGACATTACGCAGCCGTGCAATCCCCGAAGGGGAAAAACGCACCCCCGCCTTCTACTTCCAGGTCATCCATCCTGATGCTGTTAGTGGTGGTGCCTTTGCCAAAGGCCGCAACCAGATCGAAAACGTCAAAGCCGTCATCGACGACATCCTTGGCCACGGAAACGAAAACTGCCTGCTCCCCGGCCAACTCGAAGCCCAGTGGGCCAAACGGGTTGAAAAGGCTGGTGGACTCCTGTTTTCCGCCGCCGAAATTGACGCCTTCAACGAGATCGCCAAAGAATGTGGAGCGCAGCCATGGTACCCCAACGACTTCACCATTGAATAAATTCTCATTTAACAATCCAATCTAACCAACCCATCCCATGTCCATCGAAATCAAACCATCCGAATCCTGTCAATACGCCTGCGTCTCGCTCGGCGAAGTCATGCTCCGTCTCGACCCCGGTGAGGGTCGTATCCACACCACCCGCCAGTTCCAAGCCTGGGAAGGTGGCGGCGAATACAACGTCACCCGCGGACTGCGCCGTTGCTTCGGCCTGAAAACCGCCGTGGTCACCGCCTTTGCCGATAACCCCGTTGGCCGCATGGTCGAGGACTTCATCCTGCAGGGGGGCGTCGACACCGACCTGATTAAATGGGTCGACTACGATGGCATTGGCCGCACCGTGCGCAACGGACTGAATTTCACCGAGCGCGGATTTGGTATCCGTGGTGCCGTGGGCTGCCCTGACCGTGGCAACACCGCCGCCAGCCAGCTCAAGGTGGGCGACATCGACTGGGAGGAAATCTTTGGCAAGCGTGGTGCCCAGTGGTTCCACACCGGCGGGATCTTTGCCGCCCTCAGTGCCACCACTCCCGATGTTGTGTTGGAAGCCGTCAAGTGTGCCAAAAAACATGGCACCATCGTCAGTTACGACCTCAACTACCGTCCGTCGCTCTGGAAGGATTTCGGAGGACTGGCAAAATGCCAGGAAGTGAACCGCGAGATCGCCCAGTACGTCGATGTCATGATCGGCAATGAGGAGGACTTCACCGCCTGCCTCGGCTTCGAGGTCGAGGGGGTGGACGAAAATATCTCCCACATCCCGGTGGAGGC
The sequence above is drawn from the Akkermansiaceae bacterium genome and encodes:
- a CDS encoding sugar kinase, encoding MSIEIKPSESCQYACVSLGEVMLRLDPGEGRIHTTRQFQAWEGGGEYNVTRGLRRCFGLKTAVVTAFADNPVGRMVEDFILQGGVDTDLIKWVDYDGIGRTVRNGLNFTERGFGIRGAVGCPDRGNTAASQLKVGDIDWEEIFGKRGAQWFHTGGIFAALSATTPDVVLEAVKCAKKHGTIVSYDLNYRPSLWKDFGGLAKCQEVNREIAQYVDVMIGNEEDFTACLGFEVEGVDENISHIPVEAFKNMIKVATSQFPNFQATATTLRAVKTATVNDWSAIAWHDGEFYESMKFPGLEILDRVGGGDSFASGLIYGFLTKGDPQQAVNYGCVHGALAMTTPGDTTMASLKEVEKIIGGGGARVDR
- a CDS encoding AAA family ATPase, which translates into the protein MLALTRREVELPPVKGKAMTVIGMRRAGKTSFLHQCRADAIEAGSAPRQHLYLNFEDERLAGMTAGHLHLISETHLRLFGESGETTTTLYLDEIQLVSGWEVFVRRMLDTPGYEVFLSGSSAKLLSREIATSMRGRGWEIVIHPFSFREYLSHHQQSIPADPVHLSRKIAAR
- a CDS encoding helix-turn-helix transcriptional regulator, which encodes MALSGEGYLSCDGETYPVKPGSFFVFSPQQEISAAHYSGPRITRFSAHFLPTMNGEVLDKVDNFPLLGGMIESLPLMQRKIDVVMRTAISREHDEDLAKLIYQLLIQSCEKSGVDAGASLDPRVAEAIRIFREDPASVQSMDSIARQLGISRSHFDRAFSKLVGQPPQQFLLNCKMIHARRLLESSSLRVGEIAEALGYKDIYFFSRQFKSCCGQSPINYRKSFMH
- a CDS encoding HigA family addiction module antidote protein; protein product: MKTITRINPAIELLKSELEHRAISQTQLAAACSVSKGMISNILHDRKRISVDMALKLEAFLGIKANIWLEAQLNYEIHQARQGLKSA
- a CDS encoding SDR family oxidoreductase; translation: MTPSEYLSSVFSLENKVAVVIGGTGVLCGAMAEALAAAGAETVLVGRSEEKARERLATIEAAGGKAYFEKVDVNSKASIQELLDNVLAKSGKVDILINGAGINSPTPIFEIEEEEFDSILNTNLKAVLFASQVFGKYMVDRGEGGSIINIGSMSGVVPISRVFTYSATKAAVHNLSKNLAREWAEKKVRVNTIVPGFFPAEQNRKILTPDRVASIMKHTPANRFGEAHELVGATLLLASDASSFMSGAELVVDGGFASMTI
- the uxaC gene encoding glucuronate isomerase — its product is MSYLHENFLLPNKTAERLFHEVAASQPIMDYHCHLSPAEVAGDVGFSNLSEIWLGGDHYKWRAMRAAGEPEALITGKDADPKDKFDAWARTVPQTVRNPLHHWTHLELKRYFGTDLVLSPKTADAIWELANARIAESDFTTQNICKKFDIRAVGTTDDPTDTLEHHQAFNSSGHITRMFPTFRPDKAMITTDLCAWNTWTDQLASVSGKSLDTAEAFIAALKARHDYFHDHGCRLSDHGLENCPFIPCPDEEAELIYQKLRGEELIALDEAEQWMTYIMLHVGKWNAARGWTMQLHIGPIRNNNTRMFNQLGPDTGYDSMLDEPVIRKMAAYLDSLASGDALPKCIFYHINPAMLYPLATLMGSYQDGVTPGKMQLGSGWWHVDTLDGMRTQIDVLSSVGLLSKFVGMLTDSRSFLSFPRHEYFRRLLCGIIGQEVEAGLIPDDQDLLDALIEGICYKNAQNYFQFPGV
- a CDS encoding phosphoglycerate dehydrogenase produces the protein MKILLSTTSYQDCPGDHHALLESTGAEIIRERGPLNEAQMLALPDDIDAFLCGDDDITRAVIDRALPKLKIIAKYGIGVDKIDVAYATEKAIPVAFTPGVNHTTVSEHVFMLMLALNKHLMEQANAVATGGWKRITGHEIMGKTIGIVGLGRIGKEVAVRAQAFGMKCIGYDLYWDDAFCAKYGVDRADSVADLLKVSDIVSLHTNLNAETREMIDAESIKLMKDGAMLINCGRGELINTADVVAALESEKLSGYGADVLDEEPPRADHPLRTAKNCLITPHVGSRTYESVQRQAGMATQNLVNLLKGQPALAQVNDAPVPDALI
- a CDS encoding Ldh family oxidoreductase → MYEQFYIVPFARHNELVVKAYQHRGYSAEEAAQAARFSDLAAQHGIRTHNAIKALHLDHLFGSAADGCVPGAEIEKIESRFAASETWNANKKLGQATAYEAIDAAIELADKYGIGQVSVDNAFHYLWGGGYVMEAAKRGYIAYTNCTAALAEVVPFMGKFPTLGTNPHSWGFPTTDACGFPIVIDWATSVLAMGRVQQFQREGVALPPNAAVDKDGNPTTDANAVNALMPFGAHKGYGLSLINEIVGGFIGGSLPTLRSRAIPEGEKRTPAFYFQVIHPDAVSGGAFAKGRNQIENVKAVIDDILGHGNENCLLPGQLEAQWAKRVEKAGGLLFSAAEIDAFNEIAKECGAQPWYPNDFTIE